The following coding sequences are from one Niveibacterium umoris window:
- the recN gene encoding DNA repair protein RecN — MLRRLTIRDFVLVDRLDLEFSEGFGALTGETGAGKSILLDALSLLLGDRADSAMVRAGCERAEIAGTFEFVDGGGVHAWLADNDIAPDEILLVRRIVESGGRSRAYVNGSPVTAAQLKALGELVADIHGQHAHQALLRSDAQRELLDTHAGSTLLARDVAQAWRAWQQAKREREEAVTQGEASAREREMLVWQLNEAEALAFDPAGWQQTNESHQRLAHAAGLIDGAGAALASLDEDEPAIATEVERLAGRLAELARFDAQLSPIAELIAGAGIQLGEAVAELRRYRDRLELDPEALAECERRIGAVTQFSRKYRVSPDEILGLVDAWRTRLAAIERASDLQLLELAEAEVAARYRELASRLSEQRRRAARTLGAQVTDAMQELAMAGGRFEIGLSAADPGTIHGLEVVDFLVAANPHQEPRPLAKVASGGELSRIGLAIQVIASEAQAVPTLVFDEVDVGIGGRVAEVVGRRLRELGRRCQVLCVTHLPQVAARADWQWQISKETVGGATLSRVAVLDPAARIEEIARMLGGERITDTTRSHAAEMLGVEQVGS, encoded by the coding sequence GTGCTGCGTCGTCTGACGATCCGCGACTTCGTCCTGGTGGACCGCCTTGACCTGGAATTCTCCGAGGGCTTCGGTGCGCTCACCGGCGAGACCGGTGCGGGCAAGTCAATCCTGCTCGATGCGTTGTCCTTGCTGTTGGGCGATCGGGCTGACAGCGCAATGGTGCGCGCCGGCTGCGAGCGGGCGGAAATTGCTGGAACCTTTGAATTTGTCGACGGCGGCGGTGTTCATGCCTGGTTGGCCGACAACGACATCGCGCCCGACGAAATCCTGCTGGTGCGCCGCATCGTGGAATCGGGCGGACGTTCGCGCGCCTACGTGAACGGATCGCCGGTCACGGCGGCGCAATTGAAGGCACTGGGCGAACTGGTGGCCGATATCCACGGTCAGCACGCACATCAGGCCCTGCTGCGCAGCGACGCGCAGCGCGAACTGCTCGATACGCATGCCGGCTCAACGCTGCTGGCGCGCGATGTGGCTCAGGCCTGGCGAGCCTGGCAGCAAGCCAAACGCGAGCGGGAAGAGGCGGTCACGCAGGGCGAAGCATCGGCACGCGAGCGCGAAATGCTGGTGTGGCAACTGAACGAGGCGGAGGCGCTGGCATTCGACCCGGCGGGTTGGCAGCAGACCAACGAAAGCCATCAACGCCTTGCGCACGCCGCCGGGCTGATCGACGGTGCAGGCGCCGCGCTGGCCTCGCTGGACGAGGACGAACCCGCCATTGCGACCGAGGTCGAGCGCCTCGCTGGGCGGCTCGCTGAATTGGCGCGATTCGATGCGCAACTGTCGCCCATTGCCGAACTGATCGCAGGCGCGGGCATTCAGCTCGGTGAGGCAGTGGCGGAACTGCGTCGCTACCGCGACCGACTTGAACTGGATCCGGAAGCGCTTGCCGAGTGCGAACGCCGGATCGGAGCGGTGACCCAGTTTTCGCGCAAATACCGGGTGTCGCCCGACGAGATTCTGGGGTTGGTGGATGCGTGGCGTACGCGACTCGCTGCCATTGAGCGTGCGTCTGATCTGCAATTGCTTGAACTGGCCGAGGCCGAGGTCGCCGCGCGTTACCGCGAATTGGCGTCGCGCCTCTCGGAACAGCGTCGCCGCGCGGCGCGGACCCTCGGTGCGCAGGTGACGGACGCCATGCAGGAACTGGCGATGGCCGGCGGGCGCTTCGAGATCGGGCTGTCTGCGGCAGATCCAGGGACAATTCATGGTTTGGAGGTTGTCGATTTCCTTGTCGCGGCGAACCCGCACCAGGAACCGCGACCGCTCGCCAAGGTTGCTTCCGGTGGTGAGCTGTCGCGCATCGGGCTCGCCATCCAGGTGATCGCAAGTGAAGCGCAGGCGGTGCCGACCCTGGTGTTTGACGAAGTCGATGTGGGCATCGGCGGGCGTGTCGCCGAAGTGGTCGGGCGGCGCTTACGGGAACTCGGGCGGCGCTGTCAGGTGCTGTGCGTGACCCATCTGCCGCAGGTGGCGGCCCGCGCAGACTGGCAGTGGCAGATATCGAAGGAAACCGTTGGCGGCGCGACCTTGTCGCGGGTCGCAGTACTCGACCCGGCCGCGCGAATCGAGGAGATCGCGCGCATGCTTGGCGGCGAACGCATCACCGATACAACCCGCAGCCACGCTGCGGAAATGCTCGGCGTCGAGCAAGTCGGAAGCTGA
- a CDS encoding NAD kinase, with amino-acid sequence MNDGFKTIALIGKYLSPEVSDAVLRLALFLRERGCEVLIEQGTASATGIGGQFRVAAFDEIGARADLAIVLGGDGTLLTAARRLASHGVPLAGVNQGRLGFLTDIPREEMLEHVGAILDGRARRDTRMLLEAEVVRAGERVFHTMALNDAVVSKGEIGRLMEFELHLDGEFVYRQRSDGIIVCTPTGSTAYAMSANGPILHPGVTGIALVPLCPHALTHRPITVSDDCRIEIVVLPPHDARVHFDGQSRFDARSGDRIRIWRSDHVVTLLHPPGYSYYSILREKLHWSAAPRLP; translated from the coding sequence ATGAACGACGGTTTCAAGACCATCGCCCTGATCGGCAAGTACCTGAGTCCGGAGGTTTCGGATGCGGTGCTGCGACTCGCGCTCTTCTTGCGCGAGCGTGGCTGCGAAGTCCTGATCGAGCAGGGTACTGCCAGCGCCACCGGCATCGGCGGCCAATTCCGGGTCGCTGCCTTCGACGAGATCGGCGCACGTGCCGACCTCGCGATCGTTCTGGGCGGTGATGGCACCTTGCTTACCGCTGCGCGGCGTCTCGCCAGTCACGGTGTCCCGCTGGCCGGCGTGAACCAGGGGCGACTGGGATTCCTGACTGACATCCCGCGCGAGGAGATGCTTGAGCATGTCGGCGCAATCCTCGATGGACGGGCGCGGCGAGACACCCGGATGCTGCTCGAAGCGGAAGTGGTGCGTGCCGGCGAGCGGGTCTTCCACACGATGGCGCTCAACGACGCGGTGGTCAGCAAGGGTGAAATCGGCCGTTTGATGGAATTTGAACTCCATCTGGACGGTGAGTTCGTTTATCGCCAGCGTTCCGACGGCATCATCGTGTGCACGCCGACGGGCTCGACTGCCTATGCGATGTCTGCCAACGGGCCGATCCTGCATCCAGGCGTCACCGGGATCGCGCTTGTGCCGCTTTGCCCGCATGCGCTGACGCATCGCCCGATCACGGTATCCGACGATTGCCGCATCGAAATCGTGGTGCTGCCACCGCATGACGCCCGTGTGCACTTCGACGGCCAGTCGCGCTTTGATGCCCGCTCCGGAGACCGCATACGCATCTGGCGCTCCGACCATGTGGTCACCCTGCTGCACCCGCCGGGCTACAGCTACTACTCGATCCTGCGCGAGAAACTCCACTGGAGTGCCGCGCCGCGCCTGCCCTGA
- the hrcA gene encoding heat-inducible transcriptional repressor HrcA: protein MESSPVNQSLDQRAQILLKALVERYIADGQPVGSRALSKSSGLELSPATIRNVMADLEEFGLVASPHTSAGRVPTAKGYRLFVDSLLTVQPLQHDQLRELEHQLQPDQPQRVITAASHLLSELTRFAGVVVTARKTATRIRQLEFVGLSDRRILLIIVTQSGDVQNRILLTQRPYSTDELTRATNFLNQHFAGLEFDEIRDRIREELVQLREDMSDLMSAAISAGQEAFTESSGSSYVLSGERNLLEVEELSSNMGRLRDLFRLFEQKTGLLQLLDVSRNAQGMQIFIGGESGIAPLDDCTVVTAPFKVDGQVVGSLGVIGPTRMAYERVIPIVDITARLLSSALTPPN, encoded by the coding sequence ATGGAATCCAGCCCGGTGAATCAGTCACTCGACCAACGTGCCCAGATCCTCCTCAAGGCACTGGTGGAACGTTACATTGCAGATGGCCAGCCGGTCGGCTCGCGGGCCTTGTCCAAGTCCTCGGGACTCGAACTCTCGCCGGCGACCATACGTAATGTGATGGCCGACCTCGAAGAGTTCGGCCTGGTCGCCAGCCCGCACACTTCGGCCGGACGCGTCCCGACCGCGAAGGGGTACCGGCTGTTCGTCGATAGCCTGCTCACCGTGCAGCCCCTGCAGCACGACCAACTGCGGGAACTGGAACACCAGTTGCAGCCAGACCAGCCCCAGCGTGTCATTACGGCGGCCTCGCACCTGTTGTCGGAGCTCACCCGTTTTGCCGGCGTCGTGGTGACGGCACGCAAGACCGCCACCCGGATCCGCCAGCTTGAATTCGTAGGGCTGTCGGATCGCAGGATCCTGCTGATCATCGTGACCCAGTCGGGCGACGTGCAGAACCGCATCCTGCTGACCCAGCGCCCCTACTCCACTGACGAACTGACCCGCGCAACCAACTTCCTGAACCAGCATTTCGCCGGCCTTGAGTTCGACGAGATCCGCGACCGTATCCGTGAAGAACTGGTGCAGTTGCGCGAGGACATGTCAGACCTGATGTCCGCCGCGATATCGGCCGGGCAGGAAGCCTTCACCGAAAGCAGTGGCTCGTCGTACGTGCTAAGCGGCGAGCGCAACCTGCTCGAGGTCGAGGAACTGTCGTCAAACATGGGCCGTCTGCGCGATCTGTTCCGCCTCTTCGAACAGAAGACCGGCCTGCTCCAGTTGCTGGATGTTTCGCGTAACGCGCAGGGCATGCAGATCTTCATCGGCGGCGAATCGGGCATCGCACCGCTCGACGACTGCACGGTGGTGACCGCCCCGTTCAAGGTCGACGGTCAGGTCGTCGGTTCGCTTGGCGTGATCGGCCCGACCCGGATGGCCTACGAACGCGTCATTCCCATCGTGGATATCACCGCCCGCCTGCTTTCCAGCGCGCTGACTCCGCCCAACTGA
- the hemH gene encoding ferrochelatase, protein MSRFRPEPAFRHGVAPRIGVLLVNLGTPDAPTPSALRRYLKQFLSDDRVVEIPKPLWWLILNGIILNTRPKKSAHKYESVWDREGSPLAVHTKRQAKLVRGYLGQAGHPGVEVLHAMRYGNPSVGTQLDALRAAGCDRILIVPLYPQYAGSTTGSVADALADWMRRCRNLPELRMLRAFAGDAGYIDAIAASVREHWQRNGRADRLVISFHGVPRYTLDRGDPYHCECHKTARLIAERLALTPEQYFVTFQSRFGRAEWLQPYTEPTLQALAREGVKKVDVICPGFVADCLETLEEIAIECHQAFIAAGGKDFSYIPCLNERDDWIRALVNLVERQASDWLASPAPDAATLERSAKRANALGAKT, encoded by the coding sequence ATGTCCCGTTTTCGCCCTGAACCGGCGTTCCGCCACGGCGTAGCACCGAGAATCGGTGTGCTGCTCGTCAACCTCGGGACGCCCGACGCGCCAACGCCCAGTGCGCTGCGCCGCTACCTCAAGCAGTTTCTTTCGGACGATCGGGTGGTGGAGATCCCGAAACCACTGTGGTGGCTGATCCTCAACGGGATCATCCTGAATACTCGCCCGAAGAAATCCGCGCACAAATACGAGAGCGTGTGGGATCGCGAGGGTTCGCCACTGGCAGTGCACACAAAACGCCAGGCCAAACTGGTCCGGGGCTATCTCGGCCAGGCCGGCCACCCTGGCGTCGAGGTGTTGCATGCGATGCGTTACGGCAACCCCTCGGTAGGCACCCAACTCGATGCGCTGCGCGCTGCAGGCTGTGACCGCATCCTGATCGTGCCGCTCTATCCGCAATACGCCGGCAGTACCACCGGTTCGGTCGCCGACGCACTGGCGGACTGGATGCGCAGGTGTCGCAACTTGCCCGAGCTGCGGATGCTGCGCGCCTTTGCCGGTGACGCCGGCTACATCGATGCGATCGCAGCGAGCGTGCGTGAGCACTGGCAGCGCAATGGCCGCGCCGATCGACTGGTGATCAGCTTTCACGGGGTGCCCCGTTACACCCTCGACCGTGGCGACCCCTACCACTGCGAGTGCCACAAGACCGCGCGGCTGATCGCCGAGCGCCTCGCGCTGACGCCGGAACAATACTTCGTTACCTTTCAGTCACGTTTCGGTCGAGCCGAGTGGCTTCAGCCCTATACCGAACCGACCTTGCAGGCGCTCGCCCGCGAAGGCGTGAAGAAGGTGGACGTGATTTGCCCCGGCTTTGTCGCGGACTGCCTGGAAACACTGGAAGAAATCGCGATCGAATGCCACCAGGCTTTCATCGCTGCCGGCGGAAAGGACTTCAGCTACATCCCCTGCCTCAACGAGCGCGACGACTGGATACGCGCCCTCGTGAATCTGGTCGAACGCCAGGCGAGCGACTGGCTGGCATCGCCCGCGCCCGACGCCGCAACACTCGAACGCAGTGCCAAGCGGGCGAACGCACTCGGAGCGAAAACATGA
- a CDS encoding phage holin family protein has protein sequence MIVNRLAQWALNTVALMLVPEIVSSISVKSWTAALLFALLLGLVNASIKPLLLLITLPISVLTLGIFALVINALAFWAVAGLIGGIVVPTFWAAFWGALLYSVLCTLVSAALSEPRR, from the coding sequence ATGATCGTGAATCGGCTTGCCCAGTGGGCACTCAACACCGTGGCGCTGATGCTTGTGCCCGAAATCGTGAGCAGCATTTCGGTAAAGAGCTGGACTGCGGCCTTGCTGTTCGCACTGCTGCTAGGGCTGGTGAACGCATCGATCAAGCCGCTGTTGCTGCTGATCACACTGCCGATCAGCGTGCTGACGCTCGGCATCTTTGCACTCGTCATCAATGCGCTGGCGTTCTGGGCCGTGGCAGGCCTGATCGGCGGCATCGTCGTGCCGACTTTTTGGGCCGCCTTCTGGGGCGCGCTCCTCTACAGCGTGTTGTGCACGCTGGTCAGCGCGGCTTTGTCCGAGCCGCGCCGATGA
- a CDS encoding AP2 domain-containing protein → MARSSVYGISRVDNEVSRTHGWLVTIQRRGVIYRKHFSDGVHGGKTKSFNAAKAYRDEVIAEHPPFSMREYSNIVKKNNRSGVVGVCRYCASETRDMPEEKQRWFWVASWPLPDGRRKRVKFSVKKYGEDGAFKMALKARKDALKKLEGEFDPGAVRRKPARRRAASAEGARRSA, encoded by the coding sequence GTGGCCCGAAGCAGCGTTTATGGGATCAGCCGGGTGGACAACGAGGTCAGCCGCACCCATGGCTGGCTGGTGACCATCCAGCGGCGGGGAGTTATTTACCGCAAGCACTTCAGTGACGGGGTGCACGGTGGGAAAACGAAGTCCTTCAACGCCGCAAAGGCGTATCGGGACGAAGTGATCGCCGAGCATCCGCCGTTCTCGATGCGCGAATACTCGAACATCGTGAAAAAGAACAACCGCTCGGGCGTGGTCGGCGTCTGCCGCTACTGCGCATCGGAAACGCGGGACATGCCGGAAGAAAAGCAACGGTGGTTCTGGGTGGCCTCGTGGCCGCTGCCGGATGGCCGTCGCAAGCGCGTGAAGTTTTCAGTCAAGAAATACGGCGAGGACGGTGCATTCAAGATGGCCTTGAAGGCACGCAAGGACGCGCTGAAGAAGCTTGAAGGCGAGTTCGATCCTGGTGCCGTCAGGCGCAAGCCGGCGCGTCGTCGCGCTGCGAGCGCAGAAGGCGCACGTAGATCCGCCTGA
- a CDS encoding protein kinase domain-containing protein, translating into MAAMPERIGKYRIIREIGRGATAIVYLAENPFYPEPIALKHISFNDKAKDQAKWNRRLLKLLRAEEAVSKRLNHPNIIRIFETVIEADQAYVVMEFFEGYSLERYCTFDNLLPMHRVVSIIFKCCMALDYAYKNGIIHRDIKPANILVDDQDNVKITDFGLALNIKKQSEEDSTFIMGVGSPAYMSPEQVKSYPLNQKTDLYSLGVVLFHMLTGRLPFRAKNPAQLVYRIINADPPSVVLLNPAVPETMEPVIRKALEKDLYSRYKNGAEMAKDLSAVRYKIYDENEHVEDNSHFGQLRRLNFFTEFDDVEVWEALRIGKWRQCEQLTTLITEGSGDARFCVLIEGRVELSIEGRRVAEYGPGEVFGESAFLDELDKKQIATVVTLTPVTYLEINPAALVLASEECTDHFRSRLTTLAMRRLAAAMRQQSKSGEAATRGAGGAPAGFELQLVGN; encoded by the coding sequence ATGGCGGCAATGCCGGAACGGATAGGGAAGTACCGAATCATCCGCGAGATCGGGCGTGGCGCCACGGCTATCGTCTATCTGGCGGAAAACCCCTTCTATCCAGAGCCGATCGCGCTCAAGCACATCAGCTTCAACGACAAGGCGAAAGACCAGGCCAAGTGGAACCGGCGCCTGCTCAAGCTGCTGCGTGCGGAAGAAGCCGTATCGAAGCGACTCAACCACCCGAACATCATCCGGATCTTCGAAACGGTGATCGAAGCCGACCAGGCTTACGTGGTGATGGAGTTTTTCGAGGGTTATTCGCTCGAGCGCTATTGCACCTTCGACAACCTGCTGCCGATGCATCGCGTCGTCAGCATCATCTTCAAGTGCTGCATGGCGCTGGATTACGCCTACAAGAACGGCATCATCCATCGCGACATCAAGCCGGCCAACATCCTGGTGGACGACCAGGACAACGTGAAGATCACCGACTTCGGTCTGGCCCTGAACATCAAGAAGCAGAGCGAAGAGGATTCGACTTTCATCATGGGCGTGGGCTCGCCCGCCTACATGTCGCCCGAACAGGTGAAGTCCTACCCGCTCAACCAGAAGACCGATCTGTACTCGCTGGGCGTGGTGCTATTCCACATGCTCACCGGGCGCTTGCCGTTCCGCGCCAAGAACCCGGCGCAACTGGTCTACCGCATCATCAACGCTGATCCGCCCTCGGTGGTGCTGCTCAATCCGGCCGTGCCGGAAACGATGGAGCCGGTGATTCGCAAGGCGCTGGAGAAGGATCTTTACTCCCGCTACAAGAATGGCGCGGAAATGGCGAAGGATCTGTCTGCCGTCCGCTACAAGATTTACGACGAGAACGAGCACGTCGAAGACAACTCCCACTTTGGCCAGTTGCGGCGCCTGAATTTCTTTACCGAATTCGACGACGTCGAGGTGTGGGAGGCGTTGCGAATCGGCAAGTGGCGCCAGTGCGAGCAACTCACCACCTTGATCACCGAGGGCAGTGGCGATGCGCGTTTCTGTGTGCTGATCGAGGGGCGAGTCGAACTGTCGATCGAGGGCCGCAGGGTTGCAGAGTATGGGCCGGGTGAGGTGTTCGGCGAAAGCGCCTTCCTCGATGAACTCGACAAGAAGCAGATCGCCACCGTCGTAACGCTGACGCCGGTGACCTACCTGGAAATCAACCCTGCTGCGCTGGTGCTGGCGTCGGAAGAGTGTACCGATCACTTCCGCTCGCGGCTGACCACGCTCGCGATGCGGCGGCTCGCCGCTGCGATGCGGCAACAGTCCAAGAGCGGTGAGGCCGCAACCCGCGGGGCGGGCGGGGCGCCCGCAGGTTTCGAACTGCAGCTGGTCGGCAACTGA
- the grpE gene encoding nucleotide exchange factor GrpE, with amino-acid sequence MQENPSAQQPELEETPVTEVSPEAASAEAAESAQVDTLPSLEEQLRQTELKLAEHHDAWLRAKAETENVRRRAAEDIQKASKFAIEKFATELLPVKDSLEQTLAVANPTLETIREGVELTLRNLARAFERGNLTELDPVGAKFDPHQHQAMSMVESDQPANTVVQVFQKGYLIEGRVVRPAMVAVSKGQG; translated from the coding sequence ATGCAGGAAAATCCGTCCGCTCAGCAACCAGAGCTCGAAGAAACCCCGGTTACCGAGGTCTCGCCCGAAGCGGCAAGCGCTGAAGCCGCCGAATCAGCGCAGGTTGATACCTTGCCGAGCCTGGAAGAACAGCTGCGCCAGACCGAACTTAAGCTCGCGGAACATCATGACGCCTGGTTGCGCGCCAAGGCCGAGACTGAAAACGTGCGCCGTCGTGCAGCGGAAGACATCCAGAAGGCCTCGAAGTTCGCGATCGAGAAGTTCGCCACCGAGCTGCTGCCGGTGAAGGACAGCCTGGAGCAGACCTTGGCGGTCGCGAATCCGACTCTCGAAACGATCCGCGAAGGTGTTGAGCTGACTTTGCGTAACCTCGCTCGCGCCTTCGAGCGCGGCAACCTGACCGAACTCGACCCGGTGGGCGCGAAGTTCGATCCGCATCAGCATCAAGCCATGAGCATGGTTGAGTCCGACCAGCCGGCGAATACCGTCGTACAGGTCTTCCAGAAGGGCTACCTGATCGAAGGTCGCGTTGTACGCCCGGCGATGGTCGCTGTTTCCAAGGGTCAGGGCTGA
- the dnaK gene encoding molecular chaperone DnaK codes for MGKIIGIDLGTTNSCVAIMEGGTPKVIENSEGARTTPSIVAYMEEGEILCGAPAKRQAVTNAKNTLYAVKRLIGRRFEEKEVQKDISLMPYAITKADNGDAWVEVRGKKMAPPQISAEVLRKMKKTAEDYLGEEVTEAVITVPAYFNDSQRQATKDAGRIAGLEVKRIINEPTAAALAFGMDKVSGKDKKIAVFDLGGGTFDISIIEIADVDGDKQFEVLATNGDTFLGGEDFDQRVIDYIVEEFKKQNGIDLSKDAIALQRIKAAAERAKIELSSGQQTEINEPYITMANGAPCHLAMKITRAKFESLVEELVDATIEPCRKALKDAGLKVTDIDDVILVGGQTRMPKVQEKVREFFGKEPRKDVNPDEAVAVGAAIQGGVLQGEVKDVLLLDVCPLTLGIETLGGVMTPLIKRNTTIPTKAQQVFSTADDNQTAVTIHVLQGEREMASANKSLGQFNLSDIPPAPRGMPQIEVTFDIDANGILHVSAKDKATNKEAKITIKANSGLSDEEVQKMVNDAAAHAEDDRKARELIDARNQCDALIHTAKKAIQEHGDKVSADEKAKIETAIKEAEEAIKGTDKEDIEAKAQALALASQTLGEKMYSQTADAGAGAGAAGAGAHAGAGAKPADDNVVDAEFTEVKDKK; via the coding sequence ATGGGCAAGATCATCGGTATCGACCTGGGTACGACCAACAGCTGCGTCGCCATCATGGAAGGCGGCACGCCGAAAGTCATCGAAAACTCCGAAGGTGCACGCACGACGCCGTCGATCGTGGCCTACATGGAAGAAGGCGAGATCCTCTGCGGCGCGCCGGCCAAGCGCCAGGCTGTCACCAACGCCAAGAACACCCTCTACGCGGTGAAGCGCCTGATCGGCCGCCGCTTCGAGGAAAAGGAAGTGCAGAAGGACATCTCGCTGATGCCCTACGCCATCACCAAGGCCGACAACGGTGACGCCTGGGTGGAAGTGCGCGGCAAGAAGATGGCCCCGCCGCAGATTTCCGCCGAAGTCCTGCGCAAGATGAAGAAGACGGCCGAGGACTACCTCGGTGAAGAAGTGACCGAAGCCGTCATCACCGTGCCGGCCTACTTCAACGACAGTCAGCGCCAGGCGACCAAGGACGCCGGCCGCATCGCCGGCCTTGAGGTGAAGCGCATCATCAACGAGCCGACCGCGGCCGCCCTCGCCTTCGGCATGGACAAGGTTTCGGGCAAGGACAAGAAGATTGCCGTGTTCGACCTTGGCGGCGGCACCTTCGATATCTCGATTATCGAGATCGCAGACGTCGACGGCGACAAGCAGTTTGAAGTGCTGGCCACCAACGGCGACACCTTCCTCGGCGGCGAGGACTTCGATCAGCGCGTGATCGACTACATCGTCGAAGAGTTCAAGAAGCAGAACGGCATCGACCTGTCGAAGGATGCGATTGCGCTGCAACGCATCAAGGCTGCGGCTGAACGCGCCAAGATCGAGCTGTCGTCGGGCCAGCAGACCGAAATCAACGAGCCGTACATCACGATGGCCAACGGTGCGCCGTGCCACCTCGCGATGAAGATCACCCGCGCCAAGTTCGAATCTCTGGTCGAGGAACTGGTCGATGCGACCATTGAGCCCTGCCGCAAGGCGCTCAAGGATGCTGGCCTGAAGGTCACCGACATCGACGACGTGATCCTTGTCGGCGGCCAGACCCGCATGCCCAAGGTGCAGGAAAAGGTGCGCGAGTTCTTCGGCAAGGAACCGCGCAAGGACGTGAACCCGGACGAAGCCGTGGCTGTTGGCGCGGCGATCCAGGGTGGCGTGCTGCAAGGCGAAGTGAAGGATGTGCTGCTGCTCGACGTCTGCCCGCTCACCCTGGGTATCGAAACCCTGGGCGGCGTGATGACCCCGCTGATCAAGCGCAACACCACGATCCCGACCAAGGCGCAGCAGGTATTCTCGACCGCGGACGACAACCAGACCGCAGTGACGATCCATGTGCTGCAGGGCGAGCGCGAAATGGCCTCGGCCAACAAGAGCCTCGGCCAGTTCAACCTGTCCGACATCCCGCCGGCGCCGCGCGGCATGCCACAGATCGAAGTGACCTTCGACATCGACGCCAACGGCATCCTGCATGTGTCGGCCAAGGACAAGGCCACCAACAAGGAAGCCAAGATCACCATCAAGGCCAACTCGGGCCTGTCGGATGAAGAAGTCCAGAAGATGGTAAACGACGCCGCCGCGCACGCCGAGGATGATCGCAAGGCACGCGAATTGATCGACGCCCGCAACCAGTGCGATGCGCTGATTCACACCGCCAAGAAGGCCATCCAGGAACACGGTGACAAGGTCTCGGCCGACGAAAAGGCCAAGATCGAGACCGCGATCAAGGAAGCCGAGGAAGCGATCAAGGGCACCGACAAGGAAGACATCGAAGCCAAGGCGCAGGCCCTGGCACTCGCGAGCCAGACGCTGGGCGAGAAGATGTACTCGCAGACCGCCGACGCGGGTGCGGGTGCCGGCGCAGCAGGCGCAGGGGCGCATGCCGGCGCGGGCGCCAAGCCGGCCGACGACAATGTCGTGGATGCCGAGTTCACCGAGGTCAAAGACAAGAAGTAA